A genome region from bacterium includes the following:
- a CDS encoding molybdopterin-dependent oxidoreductase, with translation MPARGYQRPSARLTHPLIRRAGALERATWNDALDHVARRFEEIRRAHGPDAFCCFSCSKASNEMNFVAQKFMRTVIGTNNIDSCNRTUHAPSVSGLETVYGAGGGTTSYEEMERTDLLFLWGSNPRETHPIMFHHMLRGMRNGARLIVVDPRRTPTAQLAHVHLQIRVGADIALANAIGRVILDEGLQHREFIEHATHGLDGYRENIATYTTEFAERVSGVPAETIRRIARMYAAAPRAIICWTLGITEHHNATDGVYALCNLANLTGHVGRYGSGLDPLRGQNNVQGGGDMGAVPNRLPGGADLEDPAQRAPFEAAWGVTLPPKRGRHQSQMFEDMENGKIRAAYVIGENPLMSEANQKRSRELLGSLDFVVFQDIALNQTAEIADVVLPSALSWCECEGTVTNSERRVQLMRKAVDPPGEARDDIFILQDVAGRMGHDWGYTCAEDVWNEVRRLSARHRGMSYTRLAGSDGLQWPCVDEDDPGSKFLHERLWLRPVQGRRAPLMPVDWEPPVEQPDEAYPFLLTTGRKLEFYNTGTQSRGYAAPRPQMEFLCIWPEDARRLGIEEGDLVRVRSRRASLLLPAKPDETLAPGLCFMTLHHPDIIPTNVLTIDAWDPKSGTAEFKATAIAVERVAPRGTWGEDRLGEETEAHAD, from the coding sequence ATGCCAGCACGAGGCTATCAGCGACCGTCGGCGCGGTTGACGCACCCTCTGATCCGGAGGGCCGGCGCTCTCGAGCGGGCGACCTGGAACGACGCGCTCGATCACGTGGCGCGGCGTTTCGAGGAAATCCGGCGGGCTCACGGACCGGACGCGTTCTGTTGCTTCAGTTGTTCCAAGGCCTCCAACGAGATGAACTTCGTCGCCCAGAAGTTCATGCGGACGGTGATCGGCACCAACAACATCGACAGCTGCAACCGCACCTGACACGCGCCCAGCGTCTCCGGTCTGGAGACGGTCTACGGCGCAGGGGGCGGCACGACCTCGTATGAAGAGATGGAGCGGACCGATCTGCTCTTCCTCTGGGGCTCCAATCCGCGCGAAACGCACCCGATCATGTTCCATCACATGCTCCGGGGGATGCGCAACGGAGCGCGCCTCATCGTCGTCGACCCGCGGCGGACGCCGACGGCGCAACTGGCGCACGTTCATCTGCAGATCCGTGTCGGCGCCGACATCGCGCTCGCCAACGCGATCGGGCGGGTGATCCTCGATGAAGGACTGCAGCACCGTGAGTTCATCGAGCACGCCACGCACGGCCTGGACGGCTATCGTGAGAACATCGCGACGTACACCACCGAGTTCGCCGAGCGGGTGAGTGGCGTGCCGGCAGAGACGATCCGACGGATCGCCCGGATGTACGCTGCGGCGCCGCGCGCGATCATCTGCTGGACGCTGGGTATCACCGAGCACCACAACGCGACCGACGGCGTCTACGCCCTCTGCAACCTGGCGAACCTCACCGGGCACGTCGGTCGCTACGGCTCGGGTCTCGACCCGTTGCGCGGCCAGAACAACGTGCAGGGCGGAGGCGACATGGGCGCGGTGCCGAACCGCCTGCCCGGCGGTGCGGACCTGGAGGACCCTGCGCAGCGCGCGCCGTTCGAGGCGGCCTGGGGTGTCACGCTGCCGCCAAAACGCGGGCGTCACCAGAGCCAGATGTTCGAGGACATGGAGAACGGCAAGATCCGCGCCGCATACGTCATCGGCGAAAACCCGTTGATGTCGGAAGCCAACCAGAAGCGGAGCCGCGAGTTGCTGGGAAGCCTCGACTTCGTCGTCTTCCAGGACATCGCCCTCAACCAGACCGCAGAGATCGCCGACGTCGTCCTGCCCTCGGCGCTGTCGTGGTGCGAATGCGAGGGCACCGTGACCAACTCCGAGCGGCGGGTGCAGCTGATGCGCAAGGCCGTCGATCCCCCGGGAGAGGCACGCGACGACATCTTCATCCTCCAGGACGTGGCCGGGCGGATGGGCCACGACTGGGGCTATACGTGCGCCGAGGACGTCTGGAACGAAGTCCGGCGTCTCTCCGCGAGGCACCGGGGGATGTCGTACACGCGGCTGGCGGGGTCCGACGGATTGCAGTGGCCGTGTGTCGACGAGGACGACCCCGGCAGCAAGTTCCTCCACGAACGCCTCTGGCTCCGGCCGGTGCAGGGCCGCCGCGCCCCGCTGATGCCGGTGGACTGGGAGCCGCCGGTGGAGCAGCCTGACGAAGCATATCCCTTCCTCCTCACTACGGGCCGCAAGCTGGAGTTCTACAATACCGGCACGCAGTCGCGCGGCTACGCGGCGCCCCGGCCCCAGATGGAATTCCTGTGCATCTGGCCCGAGGATGCGCGGCGGCTCGGTATCGAGGAGGGCGACCTGGTGCGCGTTCGATCCCGGCGCGCATCGCTGCTCCTGCCAGCCAAACCGGACGAGACCCTCGCGCCCGGCCTCTGCTTCATGACGCTGCACCACCCGGACATCATACCCACGAACGTGTTGACGATCGACGCCTGGGACCCTAAGTCTGGCACGGCCGAGTTCAAAGCCACGGCGATCGCGGTCGAACGGGTCGCGCCGCGCGGAACGTGGGGCGAGGACCGGTTGGGAGAGGAGACGGAGGCTCATGCCGATTGA